In Hermetia illucens chromosome 1, iHerIll2.2.curated.20191125, whole genome shotgun sequence, one genomic interval encodes:
- the LOC119647061 gene encoding TAF5-like RNA polymerase II p300/CBP-associated factor-associated factor 65 kDa subunit 5L — MGESSSKKDSSYTNNLGKVRRSRSELIRMALGVYLKQKNYVATEKYRKSDFCLSQTPKQFVFNKMIDEDISHSNSFLYSNGLCLNNNHTTVEQQFTKFVEFVQKQKEPIKEELSNLFGPLICHLYIELLKGREWKPAWNFLRNNAHHVASVENLNAPLPNKVNGCSINSNSHEESSSFPNATTQILFCSESTENPHRDHFRDLIQSLSTCLRIELCESNEAIGIFRSSKYELEISLEAVNILKQYLSRQGHVLILNIFQTWIYLDIVDIKAEEGKGMFNLQEVVEDRVDPSTSKEVSIQRSIKQEDAGEGTSKSSKGTTVHLRQLKHSVHRLKKIETPIRTMKISDPTQSLACGSMDHTECHVVAGFNNTTIKIWQLDKKTTAGRSLYKKSKENFCDWNVSKLVEEDDSSSDNEQCSNLNPLRSAPYSYKAIRRKEYYDQKCDDNSFDDFGGVTLRGHSRGVTDVVFSSHHPLLFSVSKDSTMRAWKADNYSCGAIYRGHNYPIWCVSESPIPNYVATGSRDFTARLWSADRECPLITYVGHTQDVECIAFHPNGNYLATGSCDMSVRLWSKTDGKVLRVFADCRFPVTCIAFSPNGKLLAAGGEETKIRIFDLAGGSQLAELRDHSAYVSSMAWNSSSTKFASCCVDGSVRVWDVSKMTTSDAPSQSSSLSTSTRLLWHMSGCKRLVKVLFHSTDNVTTIGGT, encoded by the exons ATGGGGGAATCGTCGTCGAAAAAGGACTCATCTTACACAAACAACTTAGGCAAAGTTCGGCGCTCTCGCAGTGAATTGATTCGCATGGCTCTAGGCGTTTATTTGAAACAGAAGAATTATGTG GCCACCGAAAAGTATAGAAAATCAGATTTCTGTCTATCGCAGACGCCCAAGCAATTCGTATTCAACAAGATGATCGACGAAGATATTTCCCACTCGAATTCGTTTCTCTATTCAAATGGACTGTGCCTGAATAATAATCACACGACGGTGGAACAACAGTTTACAAA GTTTGTAGAGTTTGTACAAAAGCAAAAGGAACCCATAAAGGAAGAACTCAGCAATCTATTCGGTCCTCTCATCTGCCATCTTTACATCGAATTACTTAAAGGGCGCGAATGGAAACCAGCGTGGAATTTTCTTCGAAACAACGCTCATCACGTGGCATCGGTTGAAAATTTGAATGCACCCCTCCCAAACAAGGTGAACGGATGCTCAATTAACAGCAATTCCCACGAAGAATCCTCTTCATTTCCGAACGCCACCACACAAATTCTCTTCTGCAGTGAATCTACCGAAAATCCTCATCGAGATCACTTCCGGGATCTCATTCAAAGCCTCTCAACGTGTTTGCGTATTGAATTATGCGAATCAAATGAAGCAATCGGAATATTTCGAAGTTCGAAATATGAGCTAGAAATTAGTTTAGAAGCAGTTAACATACTTAAGCAGTATTTGAGCAGACAGGGACACGTCCTGAtcctaaatatttttcaaacttgGATCTACTTAGATATAGTTGATATAAAGGCAGAAGAAGGAAAGGGGATGTTCAATTTGCAAGAGGTTGTAGAAGATAGAGTTGACCCTTCGACCAGTAAAGAAGTAAGCATTCAACGTAGCATAAAACAAGAAGACGCCGGAGAAGGGACAAGTAAATCATCAAAGGGCACAACCGTGCATTTGAGACAGCTAAAACATTCAGTTCATCGGCTGAAGAAAATCGAGACGCCGATTCGGACCATGAAAATTAGCGATCCAACACAAAG CCTCGCTTGTGGCTCCATGGATCACACAGAATGCCACGTTGTAGCTGGCTTCAATAATACGACAATAAAAATTTGGCAATTGGACAAAAAAACAACGGCGGGCAGAAGTTTGTacaaaaaatctaaagaaaatttTTGTGATTGGAATGTAAGTAAGTTAGTGGAAGAAGATGATAGTTCCTCGGACAATGAACAATGCTCAAATCTCAATCCATTACGGAGTGCACCGTATTCGTATAAGGCAATCAGAAGGAAAGAATATTACGATCAAAAGTGTGATGACAATTCCTT CGATGATTTTGGTGGAGTGACTCTTCGCGGACACAGCCGAGGAGTTACCGATGTAGTTTTCTCTTCACATCATCCGTTGTTGTTTAGCGTATCGAAAGATTCAACGATGCGCGCATGGAAAGCGGATAATTATTCATGTGGAGCGATATACAG agGCCACAACTATCCCATCTGGTGTGTAAGCGAAAGCCCTATTCCAAATTACGTTGCAACTGGATCTCGAGATTTTACAGCGAGGCTTTGGTCAGCCGATCGGGAGTGTCCTCTGATCACCTACGTTGGGCATACACAAGATGTTGAG TGCATCGCTTTCCATCCAAATGGCAATTACTTAGCAACCGGTTCTTGTGATATGTCTGTTAGACTTTGGTCGAAAACCGACGGAAAAGTTTTACGAGTGTTTGCTGATTGTCGATTTCCAGTAACTTGCATTGCATTTAGTCCAAACGGAAAACTCTTGGCTGCTGGTGGCGAAGAAACGAAAATCCGAATATTTGACTTAGCTGGCGGTTCACAACTGGCAGAATTGAGGGATCATTCGGCCTATGTTTCAAGTATGGCATGGAACTCGTCAAGTACCAAGTTTGCTTCATGCTGTGTGGATGGTAGTGTACGGGTTTGGGATGTTTCGAAGATGACGACCAG tgaTGCGCCATCACAGTCGTCCTCATTATCGACTAGTACCAGGCTTTTATGGCACATGTCCGGATGTAAACGTTTAGTGAAAGTGCTGTTTCATTCCACCGACAATGTGACGACGATTGGTGGGACGTGA